A genomic segment from Necator americanus strain Aroian chromosome III, whole genome shotgun sequence encodes:
- a CDS encoding hypothetical protein (NECATOR_CHRIII.G11564.T2), with the protein MTGSTDVGGSIRYLLGNTYGKSRRNVNRAAADQGFRGKKTEQQADRGFRRKKTEQKQRKRVHRDAPRCREEPKDVSKDQYDQLSKDVQMFVSDEEVGHTFAYWYKRYGPVIRDSVLLDSKKRDLILMKLDEDAYRNDADDILPKQPHEIDFETTVANLEKLFASKKTLIRRRYECLRISCPPLTASCVPFRDYANMIKRMDEDARLKELDYTALKTLQFVAGLQDPSLREVRLRILRRLDTHTEDAPLTIEDLVADCENFTALKMDNTDMEGSHEAHVHFSPPALGRRCDKNQEDDPTVAEKASVRTLSPSPLRTLEPTSMSISGDVLYASSSTQALVSRRTWKKLGSPPLEPCIMPVKTADGSPMKIDGRFSTDFFVRDRTTGKNILSNGTCYVTECTNLLGLEWCIQLPAYKELKDKYHCRMVTKEEANREEIIADLKKQYAEVFKCGLGRCVKTKAKLLLRDNAVPVFKKKRPVPYASVPDLDAEIDRLVAEQVISPVEHSEWATPIVVVKKKNGQIRLGGDFSTELNDALQLHQHPLPTAEDVFTKLNGGQLFTQIDFAEAYLEVEVEEESKEMLRINTHRGLYRYNRLPFGVKSAPGVFQQIMDSIICGLEGVAAYLDDVIVTGRTQQEHRHNLEALFGGIHEYGFRVLLEKCNFLMPQIRYLGCIIDKDGRHPDPVKIEVIRQLPVPKNVAEVRSFLGMINYYGSFVAEMRQLRAPLDALLKKNVPFKWNEECEAAFNRAKEVLASDLLLTHFDPSLAIIVAADASDHGIGAVILHMMPDGTGKAIWHASRSLTAAERNYGQIEKEGLALIFAVSKFHRYIYGRRFKLLTDHKPLLHIFGPKKVVPVYTANRLQRWKLILLGYDFEIEYQKTTEFGQADVLSRLIPPRPAQTEDIVIAKIEQDILAVQSAAVKALPVTRKTTEEESRKDERVSQVIWMLQTGTWPSKPKEQINSWKALSRELSVQNGCLYFGHRIVVPTSLQEAVLKQLHEGHPRMARMKMLARGYVYWTNINRDIEEAVRHCRNCQEAAKMPKKTVLNSWTTEKKPWDRIHILCGTTEWVIVSDNGTQFTAKEFQEFCDMQGIEHKIKEGGTSEKLAEFLQCYRRTPCASTPGHLSPAEVFLGRQLRTSLTLLKESAKEEGTRNVEIEEQFNRHHGAQKRSYHQEELVWVRDYRPGHEKWIPARVKNRYGRAVYDVLTEEDDLWKRHANQMRGEKHQRVSCERTEASKMPFNQEDRRYHGMARTIVDINDNVKDRTPTIVPPATTRPARQRRPPRRLQPDPKMKTYGMHSS; encoded by the exons atgaccgggtccaccgacgtcgGTGGATCCATCAGATACCTATTGGGGAATACCTATGgaaagag CCGTAGAAATGTTAACCGAGCAGCAGCCGATCAAGGGTTCAGAGGAAAGAAAACCGAGCAGCAGGCCGATCGAGGatttagaagaaagaagaccgagCAGAAGCAGCGCAAACGAGTCCATCGCGACGCCCCAAGATGCCGCGAGGAGCCGAAG GACGTCAGCAAGGATCAATACGACCAGCTGAGTAAGGATGTGCAAATGTTCGTGTCCGACGAAGAGGTGGGTCACACTTTCGCCTATTGGTACAAGAGGTACGGACCGGTCATCAGGGATTCGGTCTTGCTGGATAGCAAGAAGCGCGATTTGATCCTCATGAAGCTGGACGAGGATGCATATCGCAATGATGCTGATGACATACTACCGAAACAACCGCACGAAATCGATTTCGAGACGACGGTCGCGAATCTGGAGAAGCTTTTCGCGTCAAAGAAGACGCTGATTCGACGACGGTACGAGTGTCTCAGGATAAGCTGCCCGCCGCTGACGGCCAGTTGTGTACCATTCCGCGACTACGCTAACATGATCAAGCGGATGGACGAAGACGCTCGACTGAAGGAGCTGGACTATACAGCACTGAAGACGCTACAGTTCGTAGCAGGACTGCAGGATCCGTCGCTTCGTGAAGTTCGTCTGAGAATACTCCGTCGACTGGATACGCACACAGAAGATGCGCCGTTGACGATAGAAGACCTCGTTGCTGATTGTGAGAACTTCACCGCATTGAAGATGGACAACACAGACATGGAAGGAAGTCATG AAGCACATGTCCACTTCTCTCCTCCAGCACTGGGCAGAAGATGCGACAAAAACCAAGAAGACGATCCAACCGTCGCAGAAAAAGCCAGTGTAAGAACGTTGTCACCTTCGCCACTGAGAACGCTCGAACCTACCTCGATGTCAATATCAGGGGACGTTCTCTACGCTTCCAGCTCGACACAGGCGTTGGTATCACGTCGAACGTGGAAAAAGCTCGGATCTCCACCCTTGGAACCCTGTATCATGCCAGTCAAAACGGCAGATGGATCACCGATGAAGATTGATGGAAGATTCTCCACAGACTTCTTTGTCAGAGACCGGACAACAGGGAAGAACATCCTAAGTAATGGAACTTGTTACGTCACCGAATGCACAAATCTGCTAGGACTGGAGTGGTGTATTCAACTTCCAGCGTACAAGGAGTTGAAAGACAAATACCACTGCCGAATGGTGACTAAAGAAGAAGCAAACCGAGAGGAAATCATCGCAGACTTGAAGAAGCAATACGCAGAAGTGTTCAAGTGCGGACTTGGCAGATGCGTCAAGACTAAGGCGAAGTTGTTGTTGAGGGACAACGCAGTACCTGTTTTCAAGAAGAAGCGACCAGTGCCCTATGCCTCCGTGCCGGATTTGGATGCTGAAATTGATCGGCTGGTGGCCGAACAAGTGATATCCCCAGTAGAGCATTCAGAGTGGGCCACGCCTATCGTTGtagtcaagaagaaaaatgggcAAATCCGCTTGGGCGGAGACTTCTCGACAGAACTGAACGATGCGCTGCAGTTGCACCAGCACCCGTTGCCCACCGCGGAGGACGTGTTTACAAAGTTGAATGGAGGACAACTTTTCACGCAAATCGACTTCGCAGAAGCATATCTGGAGGTGGAAGTTGAAGAAGAATCGAAGGAAATGCTGAGGATTAATACGCACAGAGGACTGTACCGCTACAATCGTCTACCCTTCGGCGTGAAGTCAGCACCTGGCGTATTCCAGCAGATCATGGATTCAATAATATGTGGACTGGAAGGCGTTGCTGCCTATCTGGATGACGTGATAGTCACAGGCCGCACACAACAGGAGCATCGCCATAACTTGGAAGCACTATTCGGAGGGATCCACGAATACGGCTTCCGCGTCCTATTGGAGAAGTGTAACTTTTTGATGCCTCAGATCCGTTATCTCGGATGCATCATAGATAAGGACGGACGCCATCCTGACCCAGTGAAGATTGAGGTCATCCGCCAGCTGCCAGTACCGAAGAACGTGGCAGAGGTTCGCTCGTTCCTTGGTATGATCAACTACTATGGATCGTTTGTCGCGGAGATGCGCCAGTTACGCGCACCGCTGGATGCTTTGTTGAAGAAGAACGTTCCGTTCAAATGGAATGAGGAATGTGAAGCAGCCTTCAATCGCGCCAAGGAAGTGCTTGCTTCAGACCTGCTCCTGACGCATTTTGATCCTAGTCTGGCTATAATTGTAGCGGCCGATGCATCAGACCATGGAATTGGAGCAGTGATTCTGCACATGATGCCGGATGGGACCGGGAAGGCAATATGGCATGCAAGCCGAAGTCTCACCGCTGCAGAAAGGAACTAcggtcagatcgagaaagaGGGACTCGCCTTGATATTCGCTGTTAGCAAGTTCCACCGTTACATATATGGACGTCGATTCAAGCTCCTCACGGATCATAAGCCGTTGCTACACATTTTCGGACCAAAGAAAGTGGTGCCCGTATACACGGCAAATCGACTGCAACGTTGGAAGTTGATACTTCTCGGATATGACTTTGAAATCGAATATCAGAAGACGACAGAGTTTGGACAAGCTGACGTCTTGTCACGCCTGATCCCTCCAAGACCGGCTCAGACAGAAGATATTGTGATAGCCAAAATTGAACAGGATATTCTTGCTGTTCAGAGTGCTGCTGTGAAAGCACTGCCCGTGACCAGGAAAACTACTGAAGAAGAGTcaaggaaggatgaaagggtATCGCAggtcatatggatgctgcagACAGGAACATGGCCAAGCAAGCCTAAAGAACAAATCAACAGCTGGAAGGCTCTGAGCCGCGAATTGTCAGTGCAGAACGGATGCCTGTATTTTGGCCACAGAATCGTCGTGCCAACCTCACTTCAAGAAGCAGTTTTGAAGCAACTGCATGAAGGACATCCACGAATGGCAAGAATGAAGATGCTCGCCCGAGGATATGTGTACTGGACGAACATCAACAGGGACATCGAAGAAGCTGTACGCCACTGCCGTAACTGTCAGGAAGCTGCGAAGATGCCAAAGAAGACAGTTCTCAATTCTTGGACCACTGAGAAGAAACCGTGGGACAGAATTCATATACTATGCGGGACCACTGAATG GGTGATCGTGTCAGACAACGGTACGCAGTTTACAGCGAAGGAGTTCCAGGAATTCTGCGACATGCAAGGAATTGAGCAC AAGATTAAGGAGGGAGGGACGTCGGAGAAACTTGCGGAATTTTTGCAGTGCTATAGAAGAACACCATGTGCATCAACGCCAGGACATCTTTCTCCAGCGGAGGTGTTCCTAGGGCGCCAGTTGAGGACGTCATTGACGCTGCTGAAGGAATCAGCTAAAGAAGAAGGAACGCGCAATGTGGAAATTGAAGAACAGTTCAATCGTCATCATGGAGCACAGAAGAGATCGTACCACCAGGAAGAACTCGTGTGGGTGCGTGACTACCGCCCGGGACATGAGAAATGGATCCCTGCTCGTGTGAAGAATCGCTATGGACGAGCCGTGTACGACGTGCTAACGGAAGAGGATGATTTGTGGAAAAGACACGCTAACCAGATGCGTGGAGAAAAACATCAGAGAGTTAGCTGCGAGAGGACTGAAGCTTCCAAGATGCCGTTCAACCAGGAAGACCGACGGTACCATGGTATGGCAAGGACGATCGTCGACATCAACGACAATGTCAAGGATCGAACACCAACTATTGTGCCGCCGGCAACGACTAGACCAGCTCGACAACGCCGACCGCCTCGTCGATTGCAACCTGATCCGAAGATGAAGACGTACGGGATGCATTCATCTTAG
- a CDS encoding hypothetical protein (NECATOR_CHRIII.G11564.T1): MRVIASGDDISPPIKSRFRGKKTEQQADRGFRRKKTEQKQRKRVHRDAPRCREEPKDVSKDQYDQLSKDVQMFVSDEEVGHTFAYWYKRYGPVIRDSVLLDSKKRDLILMKLDEDAYRNDADDILPKQPHEIDFETTVANLEKLFASKKTLIRRRYECLRISCPPLTASCVPFRDYANMIKRMDEDARLKELDYTALKTLQFVAGLQDPSLREVRLRILRRLDTHTEDAPLTIEDLVADCENFTALKMDNTDMEGSHEAHVHFSPPALGRRCDKNQEDDPTVAEKASVRTLSPSPLRTLEPTSMSISGDVLYASSSTQALVSRRTWKKLGSPPLEPCIMPVKTADGSPMKIDGRFSTDFFVRDRTTGKNILSNGTCYVTECTNLLGLEWCIQLPAYKELKDKYHCRMVTKEEANREEIIADLKKQYAEVFKCGLGRCVKTKAKLLLRDNAVPVFKKKRPVPYASVPDLDAEIDRLVAEQVISPVEHSEWATPIVVVKKKNGQIRLGGDFSTELNDALQLHQHPLPTAEDVFTKLNGGQLFTQIDFAEAYLEVEVEEESKEMLRINTHRGLYRYNRLPFGVKSAPGVFQQIMDSIICGLEGVAAYLDDVIVTGRTQQEHRHNLEALFGGIHEYGFRVLLEKCNFLMPQIRYLGCIIDKDGRHPDPVKIEVIRQLPVPKNVAEVRSFLGMINYYGSFVAEMRQLRAPLDALLKKNVPFKWNEECEAAFNRAKEVLASDLLLTHFDPSLAIIVAADASDHGIGAVILHMMPDGTGKAIWHASRSLTAAERNYGQIEKEGLALIFAVSKFHRYIYGRRFKLLTDHKPLLHIFGPKKVVPVYTANRLQRWKLILLGYDFEIEYQKTTEFGQADVLSRLIPPRPAQTEDIVIAKIEQDILAVQSAAVKALPVTRKTTEEESRKDERVSQVIWMLQTGTWPSKPKEQINSWKALSRELSVQNGCLYFGHRIVVPTSLQEAVLKQLHEGHPRMARMKMLARGYVYWTNINRDIEEAVRHCRNCQEAAKMPKKTVLNSWTTEKKPWDRIHILCGTTEWVIVSDNGTQFTAKEFQEFCDMQGIEHKIKEGGTSEKLAEFLQCYRRTPCASTPGHLSPAEVFLGRQLRTSLTLLKESAKEEGTRNVEIEEQFNRHHGAQKRSYHQEELVWVRDYRPGHEKWIPARVKNRYGRAVYDVLTEEDDLWKRHANQMRGEKHQRVSCERTEASKMPFNQEDRRYHGMARTIVDINDNVKDRTPTIVPPATTRPARQRRPPRRLQPDPKMKTYGMHSS, from the exons GGTTCAGAGGAAAGAAAACCGAGCAGCAGGCCGATCGAGGatttagaagaaagaagaccgagCAGAAGCAGCGCAAACGAGTCCATCGCGACGCCCCAAGATGCCGCGAGGAGCCGAAG GACGTCAGCAAGGATCAATACGACCAGCTGAGTAAGGATGTGCAAATGTTCGTGTCCGACGAAGAGGTGGGTCACACTTTCGCCTATTGGTACAAGAGGTACGGACCGGTCATCAGGGATTCGGTCTTGCTGGATAGCAAGAAGCGCGATTTGATCCTCATGAAGCTGGACGAGGATGCATATCGCAATGATGCTGATGACATACTACCGAAACAACCGCACGAAATCGATTTCGAGACGACGGTCGCGAATCTGGAGAAGCTTTTCGCGTCAAAGAAGACGCTGATTCGACGACGGTACGAGTGTCTCAGGATAAGCTGCCCGCCGCTGACGGCCAGTTGTGTACCATTCCGCGACTACGCTAACATGATCAAGCGGATGGACGAAGACGCTCGACTGAAGGAGCTGGACTATACAGCACTGAAGACGCTACAGTTCGTAGCAGGACTGCAGGATCCGTCGCTTCGTGAAGTTCGTCTGAGAATACTCCGTCGACTGGATACGCACACAGAAGATGCGCCGTTGACGATAGAAGACCTCGTTGCTGATTGTGAGAACTTCACCGCATTGAAGATGGACAACACAGACATGGAAGGAAGTCATG AAGCACATGTCCACTTCTCTCCTCCAGCACTGGGCAGAAGATGCGACAAAAACCAAGAAGACGATCCAACCGTCGCAGAAAAAGCCAGTGTAAGAACGTTGTCACCTTCGCCACTGAGAACGCTCGAACCTACCTCGATGTCAATATCAGGGGACGTTCTCTACGCTTCCAGCTCGACACAGGCGTTGGTATCACGTCGAACGTGGAAAAAGCTCGGATCTCCACCCTTGGAACCCTGTATCATGCCAGTCAAAACGGCAGATGGATCACCGATGAAGATTGATGGAAGATTCTCCACAGACTTCTTTGTCAGAGACCGGACAACAGGGAAGAACATCCTAAGTAATGGAACTTGTTACGTCACCGAATGCACAAATCTGCTAGGACTGGAGTGGTGTATTCAACTTCCAGCGTACAAGGAGTTGAAAGACAAATACCACTGCCGAATGGTGACTAAAGAAGAAGCAAACCGAGAGGAAATCATCGCAGACTTGAAGAAGCAATACGCAGAAGTGTTCAAGTGCGGACTTGGCAGATGCGTCAAGACTAAGGCGAAGTTGTTGTTGAGGGACAACGCAGTACCTGTTTTCAAGAAGAAGCGACCAGTGCCCTATGCCTCCGTGCCGGATTTGGATGCTGAAATTGATCGGCTGGTGGCCGAACAAGTGATATCCCCAGTAGAGCATTCAGAGTGGGCCACGCCTATCGTTGtagtcaagaagaaaaatgggcAAATCCGCTTGGGCGGAGACTTCTCGACAGAACTGAACGATGCGCTGCAGTTGCACCAGCACCCGTTGCCCACCGCGGAGGACGTGTTTACAAAGTTGAATGGAGGACAACTTTTCACGCAAATCGACTTCGCAGAAGCATATCTGGAGGTGGAAGTTGAAGAAGAATCGAAGGAAATGCTGAGGATTAATACGCACAGAGGACTGTACCGCTACAATCGTCTACCCTTCGGCGTGAAGTCAGCACCTGGCGTATTCCAGCAGATCATGGATTCAATAATATGTGGACTGGAAGGCGTTGCTGCCTATCTGGATGACGTGATAGTCACAGGCCGCACACAACAGGAGCATCGCCATAACTTGGAAGCACTATTCGGAGGGATCCACGAATACGGCTTCCGCGTCCTATTGGAGAAGTGTAACTTTTTGATGCCTCAGATCCGTTATCTCGGATGCATCATAGATAAGGACGGACGCCATCCTGACCCAGTGAAGATTGAGGTCATCCGCCAGCTGCCAGTACCGAAGAACGTGGCAGAGGTTCGCTCGTTCCTTGGTATGATCAACTACTATGGATCGTTTGTCGCGGAGATGCGCCAGTTACGCGCACCGCTGGATGCTTTGTTGAAGAAGAACGTTCCGTTCAAATGGAATGAGGAATGTGAAGCAGCCTTCAATCGCGCCAAGGAAGTGCTTGCTTCAGACCTGCTCCTGACGCATTTTGATCCTAGTCTGGCTATAATTGTAGCGGCCGATGCATCAGACCATGGAATTGGAGCAGTGATTCTGCACATGATGCCGGATGGGACCGGGAAGGCAATATGGCATGCAAGCCGAAGTCTCACCGCTGCAGAAAGGAACTAcggtcagatcgagaaagaGGGACTCGCCTTGATATTCGCTGTTAGCAAGTTCCACCGTTACATATATGGACGTCGATTCAAGCTCCTCACGGATCATAAGCCGTTGCTACACATTTTCGGACCAAAGAAAGTGGTGCCCGTATACACGGCAAATCGACTGCAACGTTGGAAGTTGATACTTCTCGGATATGACTTTGAAATCGAATATCAGAAGACGACAGAGTTTGGACAAGCTGACGTCTTGTCACGCCTGATCCCTCCAAGACCGGCTCAGACAGAAGATATTGTGATAGCCAAAATTGAACAGGATATTCTTGCTGTTCAGAGTGCTGCTGTGAAAGCACTGCCCGTGACCAGGAAAACTACTGAAGAAGAGTcaaggaaggatgaaagggtATCGCAggtcatatggatgctgcagACAGGAACATGGCCAAGCAAGCCTAAAGAACAAATCAACAGCTGGAAGGCTCTGAGCCGCGAATTGTCAGTGCAGAACGGATGCCTGTATTTTGGCCACAGAATCGTCGTGCCAACCTCACTTCAAGAAGCAGTTTTGAAGCAACTGCATGAAGGACATCCACGAATGGCAAGAATGAAGATGCTCGCCCGAGGATATGTGTACTGGACGAACATCAACAGGGACATCGAAGAAGCTGTACGCCACTGCCGTAACTGTCAGGAAGCTGCGAAGATGCCAAAGAAGACAGTTCTCAATTCTTGGACCACTGAGAAGAAACCGTGGGACAGAATTCATATACTATGCGGGACCACTGAATG GGTGATCGTGTCAGACAACGGTACGCAGTTTACAGCGAAGGAGTTCCAGGAATTCTGCGACATGCAAGGAATTGAGCAC AAGATTAAGGAGGGAGGGACGTCGGAGAAACTTGCGGAATTTTTGCAGTGCTATAGAAGAACACCATGTGCATCAACGCCAGGACATCTTTCTCCAGCGGAGGTGTTCCTAGGGCGCCAGTTGAGGACGTCATTGACGCTGCTGAAGGAATCAGCTAAAGAAGAAGGAACGCGCAATGTGGAAATTGAAGAACAGTTCAATCGTCATCATGGAGCACAGAAGAGATCGTACCACCAGGAAGAACTCGTGTGGGTGCGTGACTACCGCCCGGGACATGAGAAATGGATCCCTGCTCGTGTGAAGAATCGCTATGGACGAGCCGTGTACGACGTGCTAACGGAAGAGGATGATTTGTGGAAAAGACACGCTAACCAGATGCGTGGAGAAAAACATCAGAGAGTTAGCTGCGAGAGGACTGAAGCTTCCAAGATGCCGTTCAACCAGGAAGACCGACGGTACCATGGTATGGCAAGGACGATCGTCGACATCAACGACAATGTCAAGGATCGAACACCAACTATTGTGCCGCCGGCAACGACTAGACCAGCTCGACAACGCCGACCGCCTCGTCGATTGCAACCTGATCCGAAGATGAAGACGTACGGGATGCATTCATCTTAG